DNA from Tursiops truncatus isolate mTurTru1 chromosome 8, mTurTru1.mat.Y, whole genome shotgun sequence:
ctcctcggGGTCCTAGCACCAGCCAGGCTtacaggcacacagtaggtgcttaagcAGTGCTGAGTGTCTGTGGTTTGCCTGGCCCTGAGGTTCCAATGACTGGCCCCCGGGTGGGGGAAACGGGCTGGTGGGCCTCGGAGGGGTCCCGGCAGAGTGCTGGACACCCAGGGGGCTCACAGTGGCTTCCTAGAGGCAGCAGCCTGGCCCCTGGGCTGCCTCTCCCGTGGCCCCGACAGCCCAGGGCCCCCTCAGGACAGAGAGCCTGCGGGAAGGCGGGTCAGCAGTCTCACCCTGCCTGATGCTGGAATCCCCTTTACCAGCTCTGCTGGGATGCCTGTAGTGATGGGGAGCTCACCCCCTTATAAGTCTGCCCTGTGTTGTCTTGAGGGGAGATctgtctccccacccacccaccctgtgCTCCCTTCACCCTCTGGCCTGCCACCCCACGGGCCTGCCGATTCCAgctccgcccctccccccaacactgaCCAGCATCCCTATGCTTGTCCTGTGCTCCCTCCCGCAGGCCAGAGTCCTGGGCACCCCCTGCTCTCTGCCACACCGCTGACAGTTGCCCTGGACGCACAGGTGGGTGTGTCCATCTGCAGAGGCCTGGCCCAAGCCACTCATCTGAGCCAGCGGTGCACCTTATTCCTCACGGTGACCCTGAAGGGCCAGGGttgggacttgcccaaggccgcAGAGCgggggcaggtggggcagggtTGGCTCCACGGCCGGCCGGCCGGGCCCGCACCCAGAAGGTCCTACATCGGCTTTATGCCCTGCCTTCCCAGTCCTGAAAATATCGTTAATACCTTTTGAACCAGGGTACCTGCGTTTCCATCTTGCACCAGGAGGGGGCGTGGCTCTCACAGCCCCAACGGACTCGTGCCCTCCTTGCTCCCCTTGCTTTGCACCACCTGCCCACATCACAGCCCGGCGGGGTGTTGGAAGGTGCtggccccggagcggctggggcccCCGTAGATTCCCTTCtgccgccaccccccccccccgccccgggaacCCTGGAGGAGCCAGCGATCACTTCCTGTTAAACCCTTTAAAGGaagagggtaaaaaaaaaaaaaaaaaaaaaaggaagagggtaaATAAAAAGACTTGTCCTGCTGGCAGGGCATGACTCAGCCGCCCCCGGCCCGGCCCAGGCCGAaggcccctctgctccccacGCACCAGCGCGTTCCGCGCCCCCCCGGCTCCCAGCACCTCTGGCGGGTCCGCCGGTGCGTCCTCTCTCCCCCCACGTACAGCCGCCAGGAGGGCCCAGGGAGCGGGACAGGCCCCCGGGAAGGGAGCTGGGAGCGGCCCTCACACTTACTGAACACTAAGGGGAGCTGTTCTAGCATTTTCCGTGCGTTGCCTAATCCAACAAGTGTCATcgtcccccattttacagaagagaaaactgaagttcagaacaCCTGCTCTCCCGGTCGGCCCGACGACCCAGGGGGAAGAGGGCAGGTCGTCCCAGGCGCGCCGGCCGGCGGGTGGCAAGATGGGAGATAAGGCCGGCTGGGGCAGGGCCACCGAAGGGTCTCCCCGGGGGCCTGGGAGGAACTGGGGCCGCGACTGCATCTGCCCCACGAGCGGCAGGGCTGGGTGTCGGGGCGCCTGGAGGGTGGAGGTCTGAGTCCCGCCGTCACCGCGCCCCGGGCTGTCCCCGGCCTCGGGCGCTTCCCGCGGCTCCCCGGCAGTGAGTCACCGCGGGCAGGGCGGGCCGCAGCGCATTCCTCCGTGGGGCCGGCgtccggggcggggtgggggacaTTGAGTCGCCCCACGGGGCCACGGATCTGGGGCGCCGGGGGAACGGGCTGCAGACAAGGGGAAGGGGGGCGACCACGGCGACCCGGGGTGAGGGTGCGGCGCGCAGCCCCGGGGTGGCCAGGCTGGGGGGACCGGGGCGGGCTGGGCCCAGGAAGGGGGCGCGGGGCGTGGCCGAGAGGGGGCGTGCCCGGGGCGGGCCGGACGGAGCGCGTGGGGCGGGGCCGCTATAAAGACGGCGCCGGGGCACCGGGGCGCATTGCAGAGGCCGCCACCACCGGAGCGCCTTCGCTTCTGCGAGCTGCACCCGGCCGACATGAAGACCCCCGGGGAGGTGTTGCGCGAGGGCGAGCTGGAGAAGCGCAGCGACAGCTTGTTCCAGCTATGGAAGAAGAAGCGCGGCGTGCTCACCCCTGACTGCCTGAGCCTGTTCCCCACCGGTCCCGGCGCGCGCCCCAAGGAGCTGCGCTTCCACTCCATCCTCAAGGTGGACTGCGTGGAGCGTACGGGCAAGTACGTCTATTTCACCATCGTCACCACCGACCGCAAGGAGATCGACTTCCGCTGCGCGGGCGAGAGCTGCTGGAACGCGGCCATCACACTGGCGCTCATCGACTTCCAGAACCGCCGCGCCCTGGAGGACTTCCGCAGCCGCCAGGAGCGCGCCGCGCCCGTCGGGCAGCCCGAGGCCGGGACGGCCCGCGCGCCCTGAGCGCCGCCGCGGTGAgtgccgcccgcccgcccgcccgctgGACGCGGTCCTCGGGGAGGATGATGTCGACCTCGGACGTTGGGGGGAGGTCCTGCCCCGTCTAGGGAACGCTGTCGAGAGGGGACTGGGGGCCTCGCCAACGCGGCGCGGCTGGGGCGCGCGGCAGGAGCCGTCGCTTGCGCCTTCCGTGTCCGGGCCTCGGGAGACCCACTGGCTGGACTCCGGCTCGCTCAGCCACCGGGCTCGGCACAGCTCCCTGAACCTCCCCGCTCTCCCCACAGGAACCACACACTGGACGAGTCGGGCCGGACGCGGGCCGCGCCGGCAGGAGCTCAGGGAATGTCCGGAGCGGCAGAAGCCCCGGCGGCGCCCAGCCACTGACCACGGCGAGGACAAAGGCCGGGGCTGCGTCCTGCCCGGCAGAGAAGGACCCTCCCGTGCGGAGCCGCAGAGCCTCGCCCCCGCTGTGCGGGTGCATTAAATTATTGGactatctatgtatttattttgatggTATTTGTGTTAAAACCATCTGtcttaatatatatacatatatatatgtgtgtatatatatgtgtgtatatatatatatatatatatatatatatatgtgtgtgtgtaatcaatGTGTCCATTCCAAATAAAGTACCTGACTTGTTCTCTTTTCTACCAGCCGGTGTGGTGCAGTGAGCTTCCTGCGGGAGGCGAGTGGGTGGCCCCTTCATTCAGTGTGTGTTAGTTGGGGGGACACCCACCCCAGGTGTCCGAAGGGCAAGGAAATGCTCTTTGAATGAACACCGTTATCCGCCGGACCCTGGCCGCACCATCGCTGGAGGCGGGGAAGTGCCCTGGGAGTGGCCCTGACTTCCGCTCCTGGGTGTGGAATGGGGAGGACAGGGCCCCGGCTTGCTCCCGGAAGCCACTCACAAAATGCCCCTGTGAGGTCATCACGCCTCCCCCATCTGAGCTGCTCCGGCCCTCGGTGGGGTACCGGACCCTAACTgccccctcccgcccctgcccagccccctgaAAGGAAACCTTCAGGCCTCTGGCTGCCCACCGGCCGCACTCCTCTTAACATGCTGCCAGCCAGTGCCTGACGTGCGGGGCCAGCAAGGTGGGCAGTGCTTCTGGGCCAACGGGAGACAGGCCTGCACCATTTCTGCCGGCGTGGCAGGAGGCTGAGGCCTCCGAGTGGCCCAGGATGTGACATCAGGATGGGGAGGCCTGAGGTCCTGACAAGCGGGCAGCTTCTGCCCTTCCTGCCCGCTGGGACCCTGTGCATCCAGGGTGGCCCCCAGACCCCCAGGCTCCGGAGGGGAGGTGTGCCCCTCCACCTGGAAGGGCTGTGGGTGATGAAGCAGCCTAGGATGGAAGAAAGGGACAGGACGCTGATCCTGGCCTAGCCAGGGGACCTTCATTTCACCTTTGTGGCTGGAGGGAGCCAGGTGTGGGGGGCAGAGGTAAGGGGAGTGAAGGACCAAAATTGGGCCCTAATGTCAGTCACTTACCCTTGATGGGGGGCGGGCACCATCACAGGCCTCCTAACCGGGTGGCAGGGGTCAGACTGGGGAGGGGCTGTCCCTCTGCTGGGAGGCCTGCAGGAGCCTGGGTGCTGGGTCCAGAGAAGAAACCATTCCTGCCATGAATTTTCTCCTGAACAGCACTGTGAAGCCCCTGTGCAAATGGGGAGGGGGCTCCTTCAGAGAGTAGAAAAGACCAACCCCAGGGTGCGCCCCCATGCTGCCCTACCCTGGAGACCCCTCCCACCAGACCCTCTGGGTGAATGACCAAAGTCAGCGGGTGGGACCCCGGTTCCTGGCGGGGCTCAAGTGGAGGCAGGGTCCGGCCTGAGCCCTCGGGCCGGGAGGGTGGGCGGACCCTGGCTCTCTGAGGCCCCTCCAGTTGGGGCGTGAAGTCCTGAGGTTGGGGTTTCTGAGTTGAACAGCTTCTTTTACAGGCAGCCTGTGGGGGAGGGGTAGCCTTCCTGGTCTCAAGGGCGTCTGTAGACACCTGACAAGGTTGTCCTTTCCATACTGGTCATGGGGCACGGCAGCCTGCTGGCCTCCCTGCGTCTGGTACCCCTTCTCTGTAGCACCTGAGctgggaggcggggggagggggaggcacagCTCTCCAGTTCTCAAGCCTGGATGCCTGGTCCTCCCCACGGGGCTCCCCAACAGTGAAGTGAGGGTTCTTTTCCTAGATCTCTTCCCAAGCCTCAAAAGTCCTGATCTTTTCAAACAACCGTGTCTTTCTGTTCATGAGTGGAAGCAAGTTCAAGGGCTGAGGAGGGTGTGCGGGCAGCGCGTGCTCGGCCCCAGGCCGGGGGTTGGTGTGGGGCGGGGGGTGTGAAGGGGTGAGCACGGAGCTCCCTGTCTCTGGGGACGTCGTGGGCAGAGCTGTCTGGGTggcagcaggggctactcctcactGGCCTTGGTGGCGGACTCCGGGGGCAGGACCCACCTCCCACTGAGATGAACTTGGGTGATTCTGCTCTCCCTGGAGCCCTGGGGCACAGCTGCAGgccctctcctccaggaagccctccagcaTCCAAGGCTCCATCCTGCCCTcgtccccaggccccctgcccaaCTGATAGAAATCAGGCTGGAAGAGGTCCTAAGGGAGTTTATTGCCAGTCTGTGCCTGGGGGCCACGGTCACCAGGCTTTGTCCATCTTTGGGGGCACAGGCTGCCTCCAGAGGACCAGCAGGACGAGGAAGTTGACGGCGAGCTGCACGTGGCCGAAAACGGGGACTCCGAAGCGGTGGTACAGGAGGCCTCCCAGGGTGGGCCCCAGGGTTCTGGTCAGTGGCTGCACAGAGGCGCAGAGGCCCAGCATGGTTCCTacggcgggggaggggagggtctcTCAGCATCACTGCCCCAGCCGCCCAGGGCCTTGACACAGCTACAGACTCCCTGTCTCCCCCGCCGCCCTCCAgccccccccactccctccctgcaGACCCCCCAGCCATGCAGGGGGAGCACGGGGCCCTCTCGGATGGGGATCTGAGCCTCTGCCCTGCTCCAGAAAGTTCCCAAGCACAGGAGGAGCCTGGGAACAGGGCCCCAGGTTGTGGGCCAGGCCCCCCCGCACCAGGCCTGCCTGAGAGGTGGCATCCCAGCCAGGGGCCTCCCGAAGCACCGCGGTGGGGGCTGGGCCACCACACACCCCAGTCACCTGGCTCCCGCCCTCACGTGGACTGCAGGGAACTCCccccagggtgggggaggggcttcgGGGCGCTCGAAGGGCCCGCACCTGCTTCTCTGCACCCACTTCCCGGGCTCGCCTGGCTGCCTGCACCCCTCTTACCTGACACCCCTACCTCCACACCCCTCTTGTCAGCTGTGCCCTATGAGGGCCACCAAGCGAGTGGCTCCTGTCAACACTGCCGTCTGCCCCGAGGGCCCCAGACTCCAGGGGCTTCGCAGCCCTCGCTCTGGGAGCTGGAAAGCCCTGCCCTTGGGTCAGCTGGGCGTGGCCAGCCTCTCCCGGCGCCCACATGCCCTCTCTCCTTCAGAGCAGCCTCTCCCGACGCCCACATGCCCTGCAGACACCAGGGAGCAATTACCGCCCCCTCTGTGGTTTCCGGTTCCCAGGCTGGTGCTGGGAACCGGCTCCTGGCTCCTTCCAAGCTGAGGGATGGTGCCTCTGGCACATGGGGCCCTGGTGGACTGGATCTGCCCCGCCTTCCTCCCTCTCAGGCTCCGCCCTCCTCCctctcaggccctgccctcatCTCTCCAGGCTTtgctcccctcctctctcctcctggccTCTCACACCTGCCAGCCCACAGCCTCCGGGACCCTCCAGGACCAGTCTAGCCTCCCAGGACCACAGAGCCGCAGGTCTGGCCGGCCTTGGGGTCCCCAAGGCAGTCCTGAGAAGAGGCCTTGCCCAGCAGCCTCCCCATTTTCATCAGGGCCTCTAGACCTCAGTCTGACCTTCCCAGACAGGCAGGTAGATGGACGGAGGGTCAGCCAGGGCCCTGAACTTTCTGGCCCTGCTGCCAGGGAGGGAGGTCTTTGACCTCAACCGGCCCACAGGAGCCCTTGACCTTGACCTGCACCATGCCCGGGGCAGCACGGGGGCAGAAGCCTGGGCAGCATCGGGCCCAGGGACCCCCAGTCTGGATGGGAGACTCCTTGGCCTCAAGAAAGAAGGCCAGGTGCAGAGTTGGGGGACTGCAGGTCCACCTCTGGGGGCGCCTGAGTCCCACTGGGTGGCCCGGGGGCAGCACTCACTCCCTCACTCGTTCACTCAGGAGGCACCTGCACATCCCGTGCGCAGGGAGGGAACAGGAGGTGCTCCCCAGGCTAGCCACCCCCTCTGGCTTCTAGCCATTCTCTGCCCATGCTTCAGAGCCAAGCCAGAcgccacctccaggaagccctcctcccctcccccaggcctggccctgggctgaTCAGCAGGGCCTGGTGCAGGGTTGGCTGGGTCTGGCTGGACTGGGTGGTGGGCAGGATTCTCTCCTGAGCCCTCTTGCAGCCCACCATCCCCATTCTGCCCACTCAGACCCCCAGCCGCCCACCCTACTCAATGCCCACTGAGTCCAGGCAGGTCCCACATTAGGGCGGCTGCTTTGCCCGAAACTGCTCAGCAAGCTTCCCAGAGAGGAGGGCCGGGGTCTCCCCAGGGCCTGCCCGTCACCGGGCCCGGGATGCTGCCCTCACCCGTGTCTGAGGCCGAGACGGCATTGGTCAGCATGCTGTCGGTGACCACATTGAGGGCACACAGGCTGAAGACCAGGCCGGGCATGAGCAGGCACAAGTGGAAGACATTGGCCATCAGCGCCTGCCGAGGGGCAGAGCAGGGTCACGGTCACGGGGGCCTTGCAGGGCCTCGCGGGACCAGGGTGGAACTGCCCATCCCTGAGGTCCCACTGAGGTGGCCCTGGGTTGGGGTAGAGGGGGCCAGGGGGCCCAGGGGCTCAAGTGCAAACTGGGCACCGGCAGAGGGTCAGGGGAGCAGGCCTGGGACCCTGCTCTTTGTGGGGCAGCCAGAGGCGGGAGCTCTCACCATGGCCAGTCCCACCACGCTGAACGCCAGCACGCTGGCCCGGAGCAGGGCTCCCTCGGAGAAGCGGCTACTCAGCCACCCGATGACCAGGCCCTGGAAGACCTAGGTGAGGGCGAGAGGGTGGAGGTGGGCGCAGCCGGGCCTGCGGAGGGGGCTGGGCTGCGGCCAGCCGCGGGACCTCCCCCACCACCTGCAGCCCCTGGGGCCGCTGCCACCAGCCACAGCAGGCGCCAGGCGCAGGGCACAGGGGTGAGCCTGTGGTACCCACGACGGTCTCAAAGTCCCAGGGGAGACGGGGCCAGCAGCCTGGGCACCTctcacacacgcgcgcgcgcacacgcgtGCAcccgcatgcacgcacacacccaCGCACGTGCACGCACAtacatgcacgcacacgcacacgtacATGCACctgcgcgcacacacacgtgcagaGCCAGCCACTCAGAGGTCCGAGTTCCACATTCAAAACTAATCTCTGCAGTTTCAGGCGtgataaacatattttaatcAAAGGACCGGTTAACtcctgatgggggtgggggaggccatGGCTTACGGTGCAAAAAGCTTCTTCGATAGAAAAATGCTCCCCGTGTGGCCCCGACTCCAACCCTGGGGACCCTTGGGGCCCTGGGAAGCCCCCTACCGTGTCACCTGGCCCCCATGTGCCCCATCCTGGCCAATCACTCGTCCTCAGCCCCCTCTTTGGCTGTCTCCTCTGGGAGGTGGGACCTGCCCCATTCACAGATGGGGAGACCAGGGCACAGAGGAGAGGGGGGCTGGATTGGGACCCGAGCTCAGAGCCCTGGTGCCCATGTGGGGTCGCCCTCCCAGCTGGCCCTATGGAGGCCTGGCCCCAGCAGGCGGGCACACCAGCTACTGTCAACTGGGGCCAGGGACTGGGCCAGGAGCCCTGTGTCCTCCACATCTCCAGAGGCCACAGCTCCAGTTACAactgggtaaactgaggcccagagggtggATGTCACTTGCCTGAGGTCCCAGAGCTGGCCAGGagtggggctgggctggagcccagggcGGTGGACCTGTCCTGAGCCTGGGCAGGTAAGCAGGGGGCAACCAGTCTCCCCAGATAACCCCCACTGTTGCTCCGCCCTCCACTCCCAGCTCTGTCCTCCTGGCCgcagccccctcccccggccccaggGTCAGCCAGCCAGGAGCCAGGTTAAGGTTAAGGCTCCCCTTCCTGCCCtcgtgggggtgggaggaaccaCCCAGAGCAGGGACACCCTTGACGCTGCGGATGTGACTCAGAGGGTAAACCCAGCCCTCGGCCATCCCCAGGCCAGGGGGAGGCTCCCTACCTGGTCTCCTGCCACCTCCACCAGGCAGACAGGAAGTGCCCGGGGCGCAGTGGGTTTGGAGCAACACCCCCTGGGGCTGGGGTCAGGCCGGGGCTGCGCCCTGTGACGGGGCGGGCCCACCCCTGCGGAACAGGACGGGCCACTCCGAGCTGCCTGTCTGGCAAAACGAAACTGTCTCAAAGGAGCACCAAAGATGTccttctttaataaaaaaaaaatcctactctCACACTTGCTTATCTTCGTTTTCGTTTGTTTAAAGGGAAGATCTACTTGGCAAGTGTCTTGTAGTGCCCTGCACCCTGAGAGGAAACCACCAAGCCAGGAGGGAGATTTCAATCATACAGAGCCAGAGACCAGGACCCTAATGGACTGGGGTCGTCTTTCCATTTTCCCATTAACTTAAACAAAGCCGAAACTTTCGTGCCTTACGGGTTATTACATGAAACTAGAGCTACCAAGCACACCAGAAATTTCACTTTCTCCCAACCCTCCCATCTGGAGACCCTGTCTGCTCACCTGTCCTGCTGCCCGCTGCCCTGGCCCGAGCCACCTCCACCTCCCCGGAGGTCACATCGGCCACAAGCACCCAGTTCCCCACCAGGGGGCTAGTAAGACCACATCCAGCCTCCAAATGGTCCCACCCACTCCGAGTAAATCTGAGTAAATCTGGGTCCTTCTTGGCCTTGCAGACCATGCCCCACACGTCTTCAGAGGGCAGTCCTCTCCCCTCAGGCCGGCCcagccaccccagggcctttgcacctgcagcccctccccgTCTGAAGTTCTCTCCCTCCAAGCCTCTCCGTGGGCCAGTGGAGAGCCTAccagccctaaccctaaccccaaccctTACCCCATCTGAAGCAGCATGTCTGCCCCTCCAAGGGCCCTGATTCTCCTTTGAGGTTTTGTCGCCCCTGACACACCAGATGCGCCAGTGGTTGGGGGCTTGCCTCCGTCTCCCCCACCCCATACGACGGACGCTCCCTATCACTGCAGCGGCGCTGTGCCTGGGGCCCAGATGAAGGCCGAGGGGGGGCCCTCGCAGGAGGCTCCTAGAGGGACAGAGGGCTGCCAGCCCCCCGGGCGAAGGGTGACCACCATCCCCTCGTTAGGACCATCCGGGCTGCCACCCCCTGAGACCCCAACCCCAACGATCCCTGTACCCAGGGGGCTGGAAGGGGGTGCTGGTGGGGGAGATCGCCCTTCGGATCCGGCGGCAACCACACCTCAGGTGGGGCGGGAAATGGTCTGCAACGGAAGCAGCAGGTGCAAGAGCAGCTGTGGGGGACCAGGTGGGAGGCATGGTTCACCCCGCGGCGCGGCTGCCTCCCCGGACCCTCGGTGCCCAGCTCTACCCtggcggggcggggagggaggcacCCGACGAAGGCGGCTTGGGCCTCCCCTGCGGACGCATCTCAGGCCCTCAGCTGCCTCCACCTTCCCTCCGCTGGACTTagggcctggggcctggcaccCCACACTGCTCCGtgggctccctgccctccccaggctCCTCTACCCGGTCGGCCTGTGTtggggtccccagccccccacccccaggcacttTCCCGAATCCCACCGCTGCTCTCCAACCCCGTCCACCAGCATCCTCACAGGTGCTGGAGCCCAGGTCCGTCTCGGGCAGGCCCACCCTCATGCCTGACCAGGCCAGAGGCTACCAGGGTCTGTCCCTGAGGGCCTTGAGGGGTCTGCCGGCTTCAGCCAGGGTATAGGCTTGGCCTCCTGGTCCCGGGGAGCCCAGGACAAGCTCAGGCTGGTGCTCTGGTCCCAGGCAGGCAGGAGCAGCCGTTTAGAAGGAAGCGCCAGTGGCCCCCGATTTAGAGTGCTGTTATCGTTGCCGTTGCTTTCCgtttctctctgttcctccacCAGGCTGCCGCTTCCCAGCCTACCCAGCTAGGCGCTCTCGGCCCACGGTGGGGGGGGGCAGCCCCTCCCACGAGTGGCTACTTTAGAACCAGAGTCTAGACCAGTCCTGGGCCCAGAGGCACGGGCAGCAGATGGCCTGGAGGTGCTGGGAATGCCACCCGCTTCCGGAGAGCGCGAGCTCTCTCCCCCGCCCAGGCAGGTCCCGGAATAGCCCCTCCTGCGCTCCGGCTGTCAGGCAGATGTCCCGGGTGGCGGCTGCATGTCGCCACCTGTCCCCGCCATGCTCACGCGACCGGCGGGCAGGCGGGCGGGACGCAGAGCCCGGCCATTCTCCTTGTAACGCGCCCCACCACTGGGGTCTGCCCCCTTCCCGACCTGTCCACCGCCGGCGCCCAGATGGACCGCGGCGGACCATGGGCCTTCGCCGTGTTTCCCAATGGGAGGCCAAGGGCTCGTCAGCCTCCACTGCGGATgagtctcccctctcccctctcagaCGGGACCTCCGGGCAGATGGGCGGGCAGACAGAGCCAGGCGTGGGAGCCGCGAGCAGGGAGAGGAGAACAAGCCAGAAGCTAAGGTGTGGATGCAACACCCGAAAGGCGGGCATGCAGGACGGCACCTGCGCTGCGGAGAAACCGGGTGCCGGTGGTCTGTGAGGTCCTGGGACCCCAACACAGGCCGACTGCCCAGAGGaccctgggagggcagggagcccACAGAGCGTGGAGTGCCGAACCCCCGCCCACCCTGTGCGCCCAGCATCCACTCACCATCTGGAGGACCCCGAAGAAGGACATGAGGTAGCCGGCCTGGGCGGCCTCCAGCTGAAAGAAGTCCATGGAGATGAGGGAGAACATGACCATGAAGAGCCCTGGGCGAGGTGGGGGGTCAGGGTTGAGGGGTCGGGGCTGCGCAGTTGTGCCCACACCTGCTCCCCCCGTCAGGTGACCATCACGGTGCCAGGGGCTTGGCCGCGGTGACCGGCTCAGGGAAGACCAACGTGAACCTTCTCCGAGGTTGTCCCTGGCAGGTCCACCCCACGCGACTGCTGTGGGCCGTGAACAGGAAGGTGCCGGAAGCTGCCCCATGCACAGGCCCCAAGGCCGTCTGGGGGCGGAGGCTGGGAGATGGGGGACCCTGGGCTGATAATGTAGGAGGATTTGGCCCCAGAACTGACGTCGGTGACCTGGGTTCCCGTCACTGTGCCCCACGGAGCCATCCTGAGTCACAGATGGAGCTGGGCGGGGGGTTGCCCAGTTCGCCTGGACAGAGAGCTTCCTGGGCTGAGGGACTAACCCTTTAGCGCCAGTGTGGGGGCACCTGAGCGCCTGTCAACCCTGCCTCGCTGACTTGTCCTCTGCACTGCTCCCCTGGTTGGAGGACCCCAGATGGGGGCTCAGAGCGGTCGCTGCTTGGCACGACTGTGGTCAGGGATGCCCTCAGTTCCACCGAGAATGTGCACGTCCACCTGCAGACGTACCGTCTTTCCCACCTCCTGGACTGTCCTGAGAGGCCCTGGAAGCCACAGGCCGGGGCAGTGAGACCTTCTGTAGAGCAGGGGTAACTGGGGCCCGAGCAGGGccctggggggcaggagggaaggacGGAGACCCtcacttcttcctcctcctggccTGTGCAGCCACATCTGCGTGAACCAGTGGGCTGTCACCCTCTCTGGGACACATGTGACTGGACAGGGCCCAGTGGAGTCTCGGAGCGTGGGACACAGGGCAGAGCGAAGGGGTGACGCGCGGGCTGCAGACCTCCGTCTCCGCGGCCCCGAATTCTCAGCCGCACCGGGCTCTGGACGCTGGCCGGGCGGCCGGGACTCACCTGAGGGGAAGCCGCAGATGACCTTGACCAGAAACACCGGCAGGACGCCGGGCTGCAGCAGCAGGCAGGTGATGGCCTTCAGGTCAAACACGCTGGCCTTGGGTTTCCCTGAGGCACCCGGAGAGGCCACGGTAGCACCGGACAGCCCGCGCCCCAGGGCCCACTGGGTGCGGAGGAAGCACTCCGGCTGCCCGGCGCCCCACACCCACCGGGGATGTGAGCTCGTGCTCAGCGTGCCTCCCACCAGCCTCCCCCGGTGAGCCCCGGGCAGCTCATCACACTCAGGACTGGGCCTC
Protein-coding regions in this window:
- the PHLDA2 gene encoding pleckstrin homology-like domain family A member 2; this encodes MKTPGEVLREGELEKRSDSLFQLWKKKRGVLTPDCLSLFPTGPGARPKELRFHSILKVDCVERTGKYVYFTIVTTDRKEIDFRCAGESCWNAAITLALIDFQNRRALEDFRSRQERAAPVGQPEAGTARAP